A genomic window from Macaca mulatta isolate MMU2019108-1 chromosome 19, T2T-MMU8v2.0, whole genome shotgun sequence includes:
- the SPRED3 gene encoding sprouty-related, EVH1 domain-containing protein 3 isoform X3 codes for MESASGFGPTTPPQRRRSSAQSYPPLLPFTGIPEPSEPLAGAGGLGWGGRGYEDYRRSGPPAPLSLSTCVVRFAKTGALRGAALGPPAALPAPLTEAAPPAPPARPPPGPGPASAPAKASPEAEEAARCVHCRALFRRRADGRGGRCAEAPDPGRLLVRRLSCLWCAESLLYHCLSDAEGDFSDPCACEPGHPRPAARWAALAALSLAVPCLCCYAPLRACHWVAARCGCAGCGGRHEEAAR; via the exons ATGGAGTCAGCTTCAGGCTTCGGGCCGACCACGCCCCCCCAGCGCCGCCGCTCCTCAGCTCAG AGCTACCCGCCGCTTCTACCGTTCACGGGGATTCCGGAGCCCTCAGAGCccctggcaggggcagggggcctggggtggggcGGCCGCGGCTACGAGGATTACCGGCGCTCCGGGCCACCCGCGCCCCTCTCCCTGTCCACCTGCGTCGTGCGCTTCGCCAAGACCGGCGCGTTGAGGGGCGCCGCCCTGGGGCCCCCAGCGGCACTACCTGCCCCTTTGACCGAGGCTGCGCCCCCAGCGCCCCCAGCTCGCCCACCCCCCGGCCCGGGCCCAGCCTCTGCGCCTGCCAAGGCCTCCCCTGAGGCGGAGGAGGCAGCGCGCTGTGTGCATTGCCGCGCGCTCTTCCGCCGCAGAGCAGACGGGCGTGGCGGCCGCTGCGCAGAGGCCCCGGACCCGGGTCGCCTCCTGGTGCGCCGTCTGAGCTGCCTGTGGTGCGCCGAGAGCTTGCTCTACCACTGCCTGTCGGACGCCGAGGGCGACTTCTCGGACCCGTGCGCCTGCGAGCCGGGCCACCCGCGCCCCGCCGCGCGCTGGGCCGCTCTGGCCGCGCTCTCCCTGGCAGTGCCCTGCCTCTGCTGCTACGCGCCCCTGCGCGCGTGCCACTGGGTCGCAGCGCGATGCGGTTGCGCCGGCTGCGGGGGTCGCCACGAGGAGGCTGCGCGGTGA